tttgtcaaaggattcagacttatgcttcattaggtagacataaccatacctactgaagtcatcagtgaaagtgataaagtagctgaaaccacctctagcatttgtactcattggtccacatacatctgtatggattaaacccaatagttcatttgctctttctccaactttagagaaaggttgctttgtcattttgccaagtaaacatgattcgcatttaccataattctctaagtcaaatggttctagaattccttccctttgaagtctttctaagcgtttcaagtttatatggcctaatcgacaatgccacagataggtgagatctgaatcatcctttttggcctttttggtatttatgttatatacttgtttgtcgtgatctaataaataaagtccattgactaatctagcagatccataaaacatctctttaaaataaaacgaacaactattgtcttttattataaaggaaaatcccttagcatctaagcaagaaactgaaatgatgtttttagtaagacttggaacatggaaacattcttccagttccaaaactagcccggagggcaacgacaaatagtaagttcctacggctaatgcagcaatccgtgctccatttcccactcgtaggtcgacttctcccttgcttaactttctacttcttcttagtccctgtggattggaacataagtgtgagccacaacctgtatctaatacccaagaagttgaattagcaagtatacagtctataacgaaaatacctgaagatggaacgactgttccgttcttctgatcttcctttagctttggacattctcttttgtaatggcctattccatcacaataaagacagcttgatgtggacttgtcctgctttgatttagcattgcccttggactttccacctttcttgaatggtctctttctagccttgagtaaatctttggcttcacagtccagtactatttcagcctttctgacaaggtgaataaattctgcaattgtttcttctcttggttcacttaggtatagttgcttgaagcgaccaaacccactgtgtagtgaattgagcaagacagagactgccatcctttcgcttattggtgttcctagtagacttaggcgatcaaaatatgaacacataagatccacatggaacctcagtgggacgcctaccctctgtttagtgcgaaggagctgaacatgtgtttcttggacctccatcctataacacctgttgggagaactaacctttagaccagacattgattcaatcaactcatggacgttcaggtccctgtcctccgtacttccacgacagatatccctcagattcttgatgagcgtaaaaggttcataggctacaaaccttatagcccaatcatcagggatattgttcagcatgagactcataacctttttgagatccgcatcccaggcgtaaaatctctcaggggtcatgtctctggcatagtagcttggcatgggatgtgacagtacatactcaagtccattgagtttgactatttcaactagcttagcttcccattcaagaaaatttgtcaggttcagcttgaccataagctcagaacccatgatgatgttttgattgttgtttgccatattaaaactacaattgaaaagagtaaacaaataaataaccattcacagtttctcttaataaacttaaattctagcatacatgcataattcaatgtttattaagcattttattcaagttatgtgttccggcaggtgtgaataaaatgattccaagatcctaaaatcattgaagaactaagcacagtttgtcgacttaatcctagaacatcttaggtaagcaaaagccttttgctaatagtctagaaactattcttggttgataggtacgtctaagaacttattaggtaaacctatcaaatttgccacgacataaaaggactccttacttatatcgttgagtttcaccaaaactaacatgtactcacaattatttgtgtaccttgcccctttaggaccaataagtaacacctcgctgagcgaaaactattactacattgatgtaaaggatatccaagcaagtgtatattttggcatggcaccttttaactcaatttttaagtttggaacttaaggctcttactatgttggttagattttaagtgaactaaaatccttaatcatgcaacataatcaagcttttgatctcatgcattttaagacatatttaaaacaataaataacttaaagcatgcataagataaatgtgatctagtatggcccgacttcatcttgaagctttgacttcaaagtccgtcttgaaaatctccgtgggaggcaccattttcttcaaataggataagctataactaattacaactatttgatggttcgcagaccatatttgaattgaaaaacaactttggtactttagaccaattacattcaaattaatggtacgcagaccatattttctatcctatttgggccatactagtcacttcataacctgcaaaacagtacatatacaatatataccattcacccattcattatcatgaatggcccacatagctggttagtaaaatacattatgcatcacataaacatttgcagcaattaatcaagggcaccaataatctaccaattattcagtccttattaattctaatcaagttgttttaaccttaaggatttgtagacctaatcaagagtttatgactaaaatacgctcccactgaaaccaataaattcatatgctttactaattttaaacataaaaatgtatttctagtctaaccggaaacatacaaatttaattaaaatttaaagcttatataaatttataattgaatccaaaaagtttaatttaatttcagtcgtatttaaattaattcatgattttaattttagtaaaataattagaataaataaaatttattataattacaatattcaaaattaaaatccaagaaaataatttaaattattaattttaaaattaattaaaattacgtgaactgaaattttcaagttaaacattcaaaacgatctttaatcgtaacacaaacaccctacgcgttgcacgcccatgggccgcacgcacacagccattgctggccatgtgcgcgcagcccatgcgctcgtcgcatagctgctgcatccccatcgcaagcctccgcacgcattggtgctcgctgcgcgcgccagcgctcatcgcacgcgagctatcgctcgcagtgcgggcgcgacatcgctcactgggcgcgcgagccatcgctcgctgggcgcgcgacatcgctcgctgggcgggcgacatcgctcgctgtgcgcgcgagcaatgctggctgtgcgcgcgagtcctcgctcgttgtgcgcgcgagcaatgctgggcgcagcgctcgtggcacgcgagcttgcgctcgctgcgcgcgaggctgcgcgctcttgtgcgaggcagcgcgcgttgtggcgcagctcgcttgctgcccacacgcgactgccttggctcgcccttcccccatgcccattcatccattgctcgtggcacatgacacaaggcagggctgctgccttgtgctcgtgcactacgcccttgctcattgcattcgtgccgcacgggcgacaagctcccttgctcgtcgtcgcatgcccgcattatacaacaccccttaagggtaacacgaagcgtccattgcttcgtgcgtgcaagttttatgaacgaatcgcataaaaatttaaaatttatatttaaaattaatgacaaattaataaataatattaatttcataattttagggcgaaaaaatcgaaaatttattatccaattgatttccgattgttatggattcaagtctaggtcataaaaatttaaaatttatcataaatttacaatttttatggtggtttttaatcataggtttctaattaaattacaattaattatgaaaatcaaattaattctaaattattctaattttcaacaaattaatcataattacaaattagattgcataattaacaagactaggcattcaaacttgttaaacatatgcagtaggtcaatcaaaaattcaagatttatcaacaagaatcgcaaatatttaatttaacatcttaaatttacgaaattttgcattcgaaaaactaaaaccttcgaaaagtcatagttaggcttcgaatttgagaattctgggttcggcagaaaaatactctttttgtcaaaattttagaatgccttttatatgcggaattgacactaaaatcactcaattcggatgagtaacgaagaaactgccgaaaaactgcgtacgtataattaaataaacgcaatttgcaattaattaacaattacgaaaattaatcaccccttttaattcttgcaaatttgtaatatttaaccatgttcatgcaatttagattatgaaaataataaggggctcgtgataccactgttaggttatgatacatatgacattacatagatcatgcggaaacaaccattaacccaggacaacatattatttacacataatcatatagcataatttagatgcatactctttgttgcgtgccctccctagctgcgcccgaaccgaacaagaacaagtctttaggactccaagtgtcgtccctccgtagatagtccacagcacgtccggatccgccttaagattgaccaactagaatcgcccttaaggtactagaaaatttcggcacttttatgagcaagatgtgtgttttaattttctctcaaaaaactcacttttgaatactttgaaacttgttataaattgtgagccctagccccatatttataggggtatggaaagggaatcgaaatcctattcagatacaaattaattaaacctagaatcctacaagaactctaatttaattaatttatcaaatagaattaggaatttaatcattaaccaaactctgcatgttttaggaaacgtgcacgaacacaaacacttgcacacacacgcacggcagccacgatgggcccccatgcgtgcgcgcgagcagcagcccacgcagcgcccgcgcgcgctgcgcgctgcgcgtgctgtgcgcgttgTGCGTGctgcgcatgctgtgcgcgctgtgcgcgctgcgcagcctgctgggcctggccttgcgctgggcctggcgtggctgtttgtgcggcgcgcttggcttgctgggcgatggcctggcttcgtgctgggcctcgtccggcaggcctcgtccgatgcttattcgtacgatgcgcttccgattaaattttccgattccggaattcatttccgatacgaacaatatttaatatttccgattccggaattaatttccgtttcgaacaaatatttaatatttccatttccggaattattttccgattccggtaatatttccgattctgacaatatttccgtttccggcaatatttccgattctggcaatatttccatttccgataatattttctgatacgtaccatgtttccgtttccggcaacatctacgacttggataatatttatatttccgatacgatccatatttccgtttccggcaatatcatcgtttccggagtattcatttcttgcctgtgacgatcttagctcccactgaaaccaagattcgtcggttccgaatattcatagatggagtatttaatgccattaaatacttgatccgtttacgtactatttgtgtgaccctacgggttcagtcaagagtaagctgtggattaatatcattaattccacttgaactgaagcggcctctagttaggcattcagctcacttgatctcactgaatttattaacttgttaattaatactgaaccgcatttattagacttaacatagaatgcatacttggaccaagggcattatttccttcagttagaGTACATCGCAGAAGAGGAAAAAGGAAATCTTTCTTTCGAACGGGGTGAGGATTCCCTCACTAAAGCTATAGGGAAAAAAGATCATCGTGGGCGTGTCAAGGGAACAGGTGGCATGGTTGGTATCAAAAAGGCTTTCGGTCCGTGTATTCGACATAGTAGAAgtgaccatggtgaagcttcATCAGAAAATTACGAATCAATCAGAGCTTCTGTGAAAAAGGAGTTTGAAGGTGAATTAGAGAAAAGGGTAGAGAAGAGGGTGGCAGAGGCCCTCCAAAAGCAACTAAGCACCTTGTTAAAAACAGGACAACTAAACTCCATTTCTACCCCGATACCTGATGACCTCCACTTAAATGATTCTGCCAGAGTTGACCTTGATGTTAGTGCTACAAGAACCACTCGTCACATCTTAGTGCCGCAACCACGCGAGCTAAAGGTACGACGTAGTCACTCTTTTTTAACATAGTTGCTTGAtccttttatgtttttagttgacatttacTTAATAATctgtatcacttacaaagttgcATTGAAACCTTTGTTTATGAAGGAAAGGACTCCATGTCGTCTTGCCCTTGAGGAGAAAGTTTCAGGCAACAACATTGTCGTGGCGGATGGTATGGTACAACCCTCAGATGGTGCATTGCCCCAACATTTTACATCGATGAAGCCTGGTCACTATAAAGTCCAAGTTGATTTTGTTTACGACGGACATGTTGATGATATTCTTCCGGTACCTACGGGAGATGGTTTCACTAACTTAGGCGGTGCTCTGGGTAGTTTTGTGCAATGGCCCATACACTTAGTGATTTTCGAAGACGGCGaggtatatatgttttattgtttAGAATGTATATGTTCACGCAAGCACATTCGACATCTTACCTACTcttgtttttgttgaattttaaaggATTGTATTTCACCTCCTAAAAAGAAGTCCAAGTCTAATGTTTCTAAAGAGAGGGATGGTAGCTCCAAGAAAAAGACAACGGTGTTAGCGGCCCAAAAGAAGACAACAGACTTACCATCCAAGGTAAAccctctaaaactcattcgaacctaaaatgacattttcgctcccaactttgaactaaagaacctaaggactcatttgattcttattacacgactaatatgcatagttttaagtttctaaaactcattcgaacctaattatgcacatttaaggctcgttg
This sequence is a window from Spinacia oleracea cultivar Varoflay chromosome 1, BTI_SOV_V1, whole genome shotgun sequence. Protein-coding genes within it:
- the LOC110784062 gene encoding uncharacterized protein; amino-acid sequence: MKEKKPKNQTNKMPWDVYNHITEDDWKTFVKHYFLPESLLRSEKARKSASCNKNPHRTGQKGYNRKRLDWIKDGRLPPDAALPISSSSSVNSSVTSNVNRVRKYKSKEWILAHQVQNKEGKWEIDPNDTEVVEIATKALEYIAEEEKGNLSFERGEDSLTKAIGKKDHRGRVKGTGGMVGIKKAFGPCIRHSRSDHGEASSENYESIRASVKKEFEGELEKRVEKRVAEALQKQLSTLLKTGQLNSISTPIPDDLHLNDSARVDLDVSATRTTRHILVPQPRELKERTPCRLALEEKVSGNNIVVADGMVQPSDGALPQHFTSMKPGHYKVQVDFVYDGHVDDILPVPTGDGFTNLGGALGSFVQWPIHLVIFEDGEDCISPPKKKSKSNVSKERDGSSKKKTTVLAAQKKTTDLPSKVNPLKLIRT